In the Mobula birostris isolate sMobBir1 chromosome 25, sMobBir1.hap1, whole genome shotgun sequence genome, atcctggaagcatccgaccacagtctgactctgagtccgtccgaaaactctgagcctccgaccacctcccagcaccgagcaccatctctgccgagcgctttgaccccggccccggcaacaggcaataggcaaagctgaggatttggggccttcgtctccagagattcttgatcgcagagtagcagcggcagcgaagcgggcatttcagaagttactccagatgttcctccgtgcttctcacagctgtctccatcaaatccagattgtgcacggccccctagttataCATAACCGTTATCATTTGGAATGGCCGCGCCCTCCGTGGCCACTTTTTTGATTCtgtctgtacctaataaagtggccactgagtagatattcacagtcttctgctgctgttgtgATCCTCTTCAAGATCTGACgtgttgttcattcagagatgctcttctgcacaccactgttgtaactcatggttatttgagttactgttgccttcctgtcagcttgaaacagtctggccattcttctctgacctctcatcAACAAGTCATCtttgcccatagaactgctgctcactggatggttttttgtttcttgcaccattctctgtaaactctggagacagtTGTTGCGTGAAaatcgcaggagatcagcagtttctgagacactcaaacgattaacaatcattccacagtcaaggtcacttaagtcacatttcttccccattctgatgtttggtctgaacaacaactgaacctcttgaccaggtcatagtcatagtcatagtcatagtcatactttattgatcccgggggaaattggtttttgttacagttgcaccataagtaattaaatactaatagaaccataaatagttaaatagtaatatgtaaattatgccagtaaattatgaaataagtccaggaccagcctattggctcagggtgtctgaccttccaagggaggagttgtaaagtttgatgaccacaggcaggaatgacttcctatgacgctctgtgttgcatctcagtggaatgagtctctggctgaatgtactcctgtgcccacccagtacattatgtagtggatgggagacattgatcaagatggcatgcaacttagacagcatcctcttttcagacaccaccgtgagagagtccagttccatctccacaacatcaccggccttacgaattgagtttgttgattctgttggtgtctgctaccctcagcctgctgccccagcacacaacagcaaacatgatagcactggccaccacagacatgtagaacatcctcagcatcatctggcagatgttaaaggacctcagtctcctcgggaaatagagacggccctgacccttcttgtaaacagcctcagtgttctttgaccagtccagtttattgtcaattcgtatccccaggtatttgtaatcctccaccatgtccacactgaccccctggatggaaacaggggtcaccggtaccttagctctcctcaggtctaccaccagctccttagtttttttcacattaagctgcagataattctactcacaccatgtgacaaagtttcctaccgtagccctgtactcaaccttatctcccttgctgatgcatccaactatggcagagtcattcgaaaacttctgaagatgacaagactctgtgcagtagttgaagtccgaggtgtaaatggtgaagagaaggggagacaagacagtcccctgtggagccccagtgctgctgatcactctgtcgtacacacagtgttgcaagcacacgtactgtggtctgccaggtctgtatgcttttatgctgccatgtgattggccgACTAGATATATGCATTAATGACCATGTGGATAGGTGTGCCTAATAAGGTAGTCACTGAGTGCATACTCTGCTACaaaaggggttcccaacctgctgGTCTTTTGTTAGCGGTTAgactccatggcattaaaaagatcGGGAATGCCTGTGGTACAATCTCTTTCAGCCTAAAACATGAAAAGACTATCCAGCCTATTTAGTCACAGGCCTCTTTGGTCATGAGCCCAGAAGCATAAGAAttagatggcagatggagtttaatgctgaaaaatgtgaggtgctacattttggtaggactaatcagaataggacatacatgataaatggtagggcattgaagaatgcagtagagcagagggatctaggaataatggtgcatagttccctgaagattgaatctcatgtggatagggtggtgaagaaagcttttggtatgctggccgttataaatcagagcattgagtataggagttgggatgtaatgttgaaattgtataaggcattggtgaggccaaatttggagaattgtgtacagttctggtcaccaaattataggaaagatgtcaataaaattgagagaatacagaggagatttactaaaatgttgcctgggtttcatctcctaagttacagagaacagttgaacaagttaggactttattctttggagcatagaaggttgaggggggacttgatagaggtatttaaaattatgaggggtatagatagagttgatatggataggctttttccattgggagtgtgggagattcaaacaagaggacatgagttgagagttaaagggcaaaagtttaggggtaatatgagggggaacttctttactcagagaatggtagctgtgtggaacgagcttccagcagaaatggttgaggcaggtttgatgttgtcgtttaaagttaaattgggcaGCTatatggaaaggaaaggagggttatgggctgagggcaggtcggtgggactagatgaaaGTAAAAGTTCGGCACgcactagaagggctgagatggcctgtttccatgctgtaattgttatatgtttatatggttatataatgtAACCCATGACTCCTTTATGTTAAGAATCATTGGCATATTGCAAATATTCTCTGTATTTCAATGCTAACTGACAGGCAAGAACCTAATGATGCACTATATTGAACAAGGTTGTAACAACATGTCACATCGAGTTTAAACAGTAAATGGAGCACATCCTAATAATTTATTGATCAAGGGATTCTACAGCTGCTGGAAAtatagaacaacacacacaaaacgctggaggagcccagtagctcagacagcatctgtggagggaaataaagacTAATGCTTCAGTCTGAGGCTCTTcattgagtcctgacgaagggtctctgctcgaaacattgactgtttattctactGCATGgaagctgcccgacctgttggtttcctccagcattttgtgtgtggtactaATTTATTGCTGTTAAAGGAGACACTATCGGGAGAGCTGACTGGGCAGCTTAGAGCAGGTTCCAAAATCCAGACAGTGTGCCAAGGGGAAATGTTTTCTGTAGCATGCGGTGGATTCCTTGGTGATCTCATTACTGGGGGTGTCATTCTGACCTTGGCTGGGGCAGGGACCATAGAGAAGAATGTGAAGATATGTCGATCTGTGAAGAGCAGGTTTCCACAGAGACACTTCACTTTGGCAATCAgctgcagcaactttgaggacaGTGAGCCCATATAATGGTCTGCAGGACCATCACTGAATGAATCCCTGATTATGTCTTGCTGTCCCCTGTGGTGTGTAGAGGCGTGAAGTTCATGTGTGCATTGTCTGAGTGCAGATTCTCTCAATGGTAGCAACGTCCTGCCAAGTTTCTCTTGCCTTGGCCCTCATGAGATTCCCGTCCCTCTGCTCTGGTACCCAGGATCTGCTTGTCCACTGCACCGTTAAGAATGTAGAGTCTTATTCATTAAATCTGGGGCATTGCTTTGCTCTTTTTAAAGAGATTAAAGATTccctttatttgttacatgtacattgaatcaTCTGAACACACAGTGAAGTGCGTCACGTGTCAACAACAGTCCAAGCAGGTGCTGGGGTAGCTTGCAAACATCACCATGCTTCTGATGTCAGTATAGCTTGCCCACAATCTGCTAACCCATACGCCTTTGGAAacaagagcacccggaggaaacccacagagaatgtgcaaacttcttacagacagcgacggGAATCGAACCCTCTTCGTTAGCGCTGCAAAGTGTTATAACAGACGCTATACTACCACACTGCCCCTgatttctgcatcctctctccCCTCCGCTGTTTTCCGCTGCTAACGTCTGGCAGCTCTCATCGCGGGCTGATGCCCGTCTCTGATCAGTACACAGCAAGTTACTGGAAACCGGAATACAGTGGAGAGCAATCCCACAGGAGCTGTGCTAAGACTTCTGTGTGTAAACCATCCTTTCACTGTTTCAAACATCCTTTTGGCCAGGCAAACAGGCAGGGACCACAAACAGGCATTAGAGCAAAACGTAACAATGGTTTACAAAGTTAGAACAATCTAATTGTCGGCGTACGTTTTGAAAGGATGGAATCAAGCTGCTCACAAGGGTTATTATTCACAAAACCATCCAAAGAActggtaaactcagccagctccatcataggcattaGCCTACCCACTTCCACAGATATCTTTAGTAAGCGATGCCACaagaaggcggcgtccatcattaaagacccttacCATTGGCGGGGTgaagggtggagatatgtctctaccaaaggaggtgtaagatacTCCTTCcttcctggttatgcaaccactgacaccaggcagacaatctctgaagagtattgataatggctggggtcacccgtcttgtaaagtcactgaccagaagaagtcaatggcaaaccacttctgtagaaaaatttgccaagaacaatcatggtcatgggactaTGATcatatgtcatatgacacggcacgtaGTGGCAATGATGACCAtcctggacattccctcttctcattgctaccattggggagaaggtacaggagcctgaagacacacgctcagcattttaggaacagctccttcccctctgccatcagatttctgaatgggcctgAGCCCATGAATACTATCTTAACTttttatattaatcatttattttaaaaaatttatttctcattgtaacttacagtaatatattttttaaatcagaatcaatagacaataggtgcaggagtaggccattcggcccttcgaaccagcaccgccattcactgtgatcatggctgatcatccacaatctgtatccagttcctgccttatccccataacctttgattccgctatctttaagagctctatccatctctttcttgaaagcatccagagacttggcctccacggccttctggggcagagcattccatatatccaccactctctgggtgaaaaagttttttctcaactccgttctaaatggcccaccccctattcttaaactgtggcctctggttctggactcacccatcagcaggaacgtgcttcctgccttcagtgtgtccaatccctgaataatcttatatgtttcaataagatcccctctcagccttctaagttccagagtgtacaagcccagtcgctccaatctttcaaaatatgacagtcccgccatcccgggaattaaccttgtgaacctacgctgcactccctcaatagcaagaatgtcctttctcaaatttggagaccaaaactgcacacagtactccaggtgtggtatcaccagggccctgtacagctgcagaaggacctctttgctcttatattcaattccccttgttatgaaggccagcatgccattagctttcttcactgcctgctgtacttgcacgcttgctttcagtgactgatgtacaagaacacttagATCTCGATattaaatcaggtttaatatcaccagcacgtgtttttgtattgcactgtactgctgccgcaaataaCCAATTTCCAGAGAGTGAGAgtaaacctgatttggattcaGTGCTGGAACCACTGTATCCACCATTGTGATGTCAGGGATCATTATGATGCAGTGAACGTCGGCCTTTGAAAGGCAAAGTGCAGGTGGAGCAAAAGGATTTAAACTGGAGCACAATGTATTTGCTGGTACACAGTTTAGATGCCAAAGTCACTCAACCTGTCATCTGGGGCAAGTGATAGCAATTCAAAATGGGGGCATTCCTCGGTGAAGCAGGTAGGAAGAAGCTGATAGGGATTTTAACTGGTGCAGGGGCTGCGTACTTACTGTACAGGGCCATTTGCTCAGGGTTTGCCACCCCGGAGGAGGACGGTGAAGACTTGCTCATTGATAGATGTGGCAATAGTATCCTGGACAGTATTGGAGTTCTGGGTGATCGCACCatctgctcaaactctgtcaagATGAACTTGCAGGATCTGAAGACCGTTCTGACGATTCTCCATGAAAGTAAGGATCCTATTATTCGAGGGACCATCCTCACTGGTATTTATCGCATTCCCGGCTTTTTTAGCAACCAGGAGCTCTTCCGCTCTGAAGGCGGCATTGACATCATTGCGGAATCGCTGGACGATCCGCTCAACTACATCAAGACCAGCGCTGTGATCGCTCTTAACTTCCTCAGTAACGATCCGGCGAACCGTGAGCTGCTGGCGAAGTACATCCCGCAGGTGGTGAAGCTGACCACTTCAACACTCCAAGAGTTCGAGCAGCTCCCCTGTCTGCGGTTCCTCACCAAGCTGTCTCAAAACCACCAGACCCACGTCGCGCTGAGACACGTCATCCCTGACTTCTTCCACCTGCTGGAGAGCGGTTCCTCCACTATCAAGTTCCAAGTGCTCCAAATCCTCATCAACTTCTCCACCAACTTGGAACTGACCTTTGACATGCTCAACGTCCAGGTTCCAGAATCCTTCCTTTTTCTCTTTAACTACTTTCAGCGGCAGGACATTCTGAATGACCTCCTCTTGCTAGTAGGCAACTTGAACGAGATCCAGAGGAGTCTCCCCTACAGGTCAAGAAAGCATGAATACTGCGACAATTCCATCTTTGTGGTATTGTTTGGTCCCAGCTCACAGCTTTCTAGCAGGCTTATCTATTTAATGGCTTTTCCAGATGACAGGATTAAGCTGCAGGCTGCCAGGATAGTCACAAACTTAGGCTGAGCCGAGGTGTGTGCCAAGCTGCTGGTTATTCTTCAAAAAGAGGAAGGACAATAAAGGAGATAAAAttaaggaatttttttttcttttgaaattCCACCTGTTTAGAAGGTAGCCTGCCGATGGAGTAGTGGCACCTGGACAGGACTTTGAGGCGAGTGGCCCTGGGTTTGCATCCCGCCGGCTACTTGCATGTTTTCCATCCGCGCTCGGTTGAGTCCTGAACTAGCAGCTCGGTCTCATAAGAAACAGGGGAAAAGCTAAAGACACGGCAGGGTTGTTCCTAATGCGCCACGAGgcatggagaggaacaacaagTTTTAGAGAGTGGTGCTCCAAGTTAAGCAGATTCCTAACGCTTGCCTGTTTCAATATTCTTTATCAGTTGTCACCATGTGtgtgtttattattttatttagttaGTTAGAGACTCAGTGTGGAACAGGGTCCTATCAGCCTAGCAAGCTGCACCATCCAGCAACTCACCGAATTAACAATGATATAATCATAGGAAAATTTTCCATTTGACCTCCTAACTGGTACGTCTCAGAGGCATAGTCCAGATAACTATGGGAAtcaataggtttataaaagatgttggtcgacagtttgtctccaaaggtggaggcagagagatcaagaaaggggagggatgtgtcagAACTTAAAGGCAGGGAGGAAGTTTGAagcaaaattgatgaaattggcgatttcagcatgggtgcatgaagcagcgccaatgcagttgtcgttGTAGCGGAGGAAGAGTGGGGGAGTGTAAACGGGGAAGGCTGTTCTACGTACCCAACAAAGAGTCAGACATTGCTtgggcccatggctaccccttgggtttggagaaagtgggaggagctgaaggaaaaattgttcaggtgaggaccagttctgccaggtggaggagggtggtggcATAGAGGGATTGGGTGGTTCTTCTGTCAAGAAAGaagtggagggctttgaggccttcctgttgagggactgaaagtgaagtctgTGATGTGCTAGAACACtgtttcccaatcttttttaggCCAAGCCTCCCTGAAGCACCTTATACTTGCCAAAATCCCcctaaagcactttcatacttaCCAACACCCCTTTTAAGCACAATATACTTTCCGGCACCCGCATGGTGTCAAAACCTGTCTACCATATGCTGACATGAGAAAAATGACTCTGCTttgaatttttatttgtctttaaacccagcttacacagtacctgtgtgctgtacagcagcttcgatatcaatgtgatccttgagctggatggtttttagcaagagttgaaatatctagtTAAAATTGTGGCAGCGAAAACCTCCAGGCCCACGCGTAACAATATCCAAGTGGTTACTGTATTTGTGAGTACGTGGTTCACTGCActaaagcctctttcaacaaggtaggggGATGGAAGTGCAACAAGGAGCAGTTTGACTCTTCTTCGAAGACCAGGAAACTTGGTATGACAGTATAGCCAAATACCATACAAGCCAACATCTTTGACAAGCATTTttccttcttcatcattctgaatttcggTAATATCTTCCTGCAAGCTCTCTTTCTGTTCTTCctccttgcaaagaaatgggttaattacccagtccagaACTTCCAGATCACTCAAATCCTTGAaccgattctgaaaatccttcttcagagactgcaggtgtaagcagtgctcttgcaaatcaccatctgtgaaagagtgTGGCATACTCTCCATGCAGGAGAACTGTGAAAACTTTCTTCTCTCAATAGTTTggttatatatttccaattttctaatGAAAAAGGACACTGCActtttttgcctggattaaattgaaattcttacCCTGCAGTtttatatttagaatgttcatttagTCTTGCAGAttggctaggtatgccacatctccatgttcaattttgttctcaagctcttgtcaactttgagcaaaatttcaaccacagtgtcaaaaagatcaaagagacATCTTGAGCAgaagccttttgacagccaatgcaTCTTCAGTGTGAAGAGGCAAgtgttcaagctcttcatcattatcttggcataactggcaaaATTTTCTGCTATTTAACGGATGAGCTATAATTTTGTTGATAGTGGagattacaagagtcatgcttgaaaaagtcgctggctgaggtttttgatTGCAAGAGGTTGACAATTAATTGCACAATATATTGCacacagacttggaatttcttttttcatatatGCCACTAAACTGgcatggtgacctgtcatatatggtgctccgtctgttgcacaagaaattgtgttcctaatcagaatacttttatcctcaaaaTACATCGAGCTTGCATAGATTGATTACccgttgatatttgtttttaactttctgcaaaagagaatctcttcaaaAACTTCTCCATTTTTGATAGACTGtccatatgccattagcaatgcctcgttgtctcgcacagttgactcatccagttgtatcccaaatagTTTTTTTCTAGTTCTGTGCATAgatgatactcaatgtcttcactcatgtTATCAATGCAATGAGCTGCAAAGTTTTTACTCAGAGGAactgattttaaaattctcatgTCCATTTGAGAACAGTCATGAgtacttctgatacagcaggcatgattaatctttcaccagttgtatgagattttccacactttgctgtcATGTTGTAAATGTtctaagaagcaatgagaccacaaGCAAGGTCATTTTTaactttcttggcaaatgactcaaGTATGCAATGGTTTTCAAATGCttttttcatcttctggaactgagcaataccataagtagcctttccAGAGAGTCTTTtacggaagtgttcctgcaatcttgatagtTTCATAGCTTCATTACACAGTACAGTTTTACAAATAAGGCACATGGGGTGTTGCTGATCAGGCAGGAACGTAGTAAAACTATACTCCAGGattgtaacattgtattgacacactttctgtagtttctattTCTTAACAAGGTTATAATTCAAGGTTTCACAGCCATCAGACTCATAGAGACTGTGAGGtacatatttatccatcattaacggggctaaattaaaatgAAAAGTTAACACAAACGGGGAACACCTATTGGATGTTGACGACAGCAGTGAGTTGCCACTGATGGAAGGATGATAGCGGCATGCAAAGGAATGACAAGGTGAAGATGAAGATGATCACAACAGTGAAAATTAGGTTGACAAGGAGTCAGATTGGAATCTGGAAGTTAGTTGGGATGGAGCTGCTGTTCGGCAAGCTACGTTTATACTACTCCAGTGATCAATCACGTAAAGTGTCATAATCCCCAAAGGTGGTTCGTGACCACACatatgaagccaaggtcacgtTGAACACCTCAGGAGGAATCCTCTGGGTCGGCAGATTCACTAATTGGCTCTATTTCACCATTTGGTTCTGGCCAGCATTGTATCATTGTGTGAcctgttttccatagatctgtagagaaagttgagagggtgtacttgacttaccaactattaaattgcatgaacttgtTCTGTGCCATGAGTCTaggggaactgttgggcaccctggttgctaatttaCGCATCCCCAGTAACGTCTGTTTGGTCGGTAAGGTCGGATGAGATTTCCGAGTTTCAGACACGTTGTGACGACGAGTACTCACCACCTGCAGAG is a window encoding:
- the LOC140187850 gene encoding armadillo repeat-containing protein 10-like, producing MGAFLGEAGRKKLIGILTGAGAAYLLYRAICSGFATPEEDGEDLLIDRCGNSILDSIGVLGDRTICSNSVKMNLQDLKTVLTILHESKDPIIRGTILTGIYRIPGFFSNQELFRSEGGIDIIAESLDDPLNYIKTSAVIALNFLSNDPANRELLAKYIPQVVKLTTSTLQEFEQLPCLRFLTKLSQNHQTHVALRHVIPDFFHLLESGSSTIKFQVLQILINFSTNLELTFDMLNVQVPESFLFLFNYFQRQDILNDLLLLVGNLNEIQRSLPYRSRKHEYCDNSIFVVLFGPSSQLSSRLIYLMAFPDDRIKLQAARIVTNLG